From the genome of Streptomyces sp. NBC_00659, one region includes:
- a CDS encoding GNAT family N-acetyltransferase, translating into MTTTLRPTEPLHRAADGTLSRRYRVCVNSRPVGRVHLATEPGSGPPAARIHELRIDEPDRGRGRGTVAALAAEEVARGWGCRQIAVTVPGEAAAALELTRALGYVLRNRIMAKALDGPAVVLPPGSADRPMTRDEYEIWDRAGRRDYAEDWIRRGVPEAEALAKADRDFGGALPQGPDTANMWLSVLEHEGVPVGDLWLGRRSGHAFVYDVLVRADQRGRGHGRTLMRLAEARATGAGLNRIVLNVFAGNTPAERLYESLGYETTEYHLYKTLL; encoded by the coding sequence ATGACCACGACCCTGCGGCCGACCGAGCCGCTCCACCGCGCCGCCGACGGGACCCTCTCACGCCGCTACCGGGTGTGCGTGAACAGCCGTCCCGTCGGCCGGGTACACCTGGCCACGGAACCCGGCTCGGGACCGCCCGCGGCCAGGATCCACGAGCTTCGCATCGACGAGCCGGACCGGGGCCGGGGCCGGGGCACCGTGGCCGCGCTGGCGGCGGAGGAGGTCGCCCGGGGGTGGGGCTGCCGGCAGATCGCGGTGACCGTGCCCGGAGAAGCCGCCGCGGCCCTGGAGCTCACCAGAGCGCTCGGTTACGTCCTGCGCAACCGCATCATGGCGAAGGCGCTCGACGGCCCCGCGGTCGTACTCCCCCCGGGCAGCGCCGACCGTCCCATGACGCGGGACGAGTACGAGATCTGGGACCGGGCGGGCAGGCGGGACTACGCCGAGGACTGGATCCGGCGCGGTGTGCCGGAGGCCGAGGCGCTCGCCAAGGCGGACCGCGACTTCGGCGGCGCGCTGCCGCAGGGCCCGGACACCGCGAACATGTGGCTGAGCGTCCTGGAGCACGAGGGCGTCCCGGTGGGCGATCTGTGGCTGGGGCGCCGGAGCGGACACGCCTTCGTCTACGACGTCCTGGTACGCGCCGACCAGCGCGGCCGCGGACACGGCCGTACGCTCATGCGGCTCGCCGAGGCCCGCGCGACCGGCGCCGGACTGAACCGCATCGTCCTCAACGTCTTCGCGGGAAACACCCCGGCCGAGCGGCTCTACGAGTCGCTCGGCTACGAGACGACGGAGTACCACCTGTACAAGACGCTGCTCTAG
- a CDS encoding aminotransferase class IV, which yields MKLWLDGGLQDIEAARVSVFDHGLTVGDGIFETVKAVDGRPFALTRHLDRLARSARGLGLPEPDADEVRRACAAVLDANPMPLGRLRITYTGGHGPLGSDRGEHGPTLVVALGGSAPRPDSTAVVTVPWTRNERGALTGLKTTSYAENVVALARAREHGASEALFANTVGQLCEGTGSNVFVVLDGEIHTPPVASGCLAGITRALTVEWTGAKETDLPLDVLERADEIFLTSTLRDVQAVHRVDTRELPGAPGPVTAKAMRVFDERAGDDLDP from the coding sequence CCCGCGTCTCCGTCTTCGACCACGGACTGACCGTGGGTGACGGCATCTTCGAGACCGTGAAGGCCGTCGACGGCCGGCCCTTCGCGCTGACCCGCCACCTCGACCGGCTGGCCCGCTCGGCGCGCGGCCTCGGTCTGCCCGAGCCCGACGCCGACGAGGTGCGCCGCGCCTGCGCCGCGGTCCTCGACGCCAATCCGATGCCGCTCGGCCGGCTCCGCATCACCTACACCGGCGGTCACGGCCCGCTCGGCTCCGACCGCGGAGAGCACGGTCCGACCCTCGTCGTCGCGCTCGGCGGCTCGGCCCCGCGCCCCGACTCCACGGCCGTCGTCACCGTTCCCTGGACCCGCAACGAGCGCGGTGCCCTGACCGGCCTCAAGACCACCTCGTACGCCGAGAACGTCGTCGCCCTGGCCCGCGCGCGTGAACACGGCGCGTCCGAGGCGCTGTTCGCCAACACGGTGGGCCAACTCTGCGAAGGCACCGGGTCGAACGTCTTCGTCGTCCTCGACGGCGAGATCCACACCCCGCCGGTCGCCTCCGGCTGCCTCGCCGGCATCACCCGTGCCCTCACGGTCGAATGGACCGGCGCCAAGGAGACCGACCTGCCGCTGGACGTCCTGGAGCGCGCCGACGAGATCTTCCTGACGTCGACGCTGCGCGATGTGCAGGCCGTGCACCGCGTCGACACCCGTGAACTGCCGGGCGCACCGGGCCCGGTGACCGCCAAGGCGATGCGCGTCTTCGACGAGCGGGCCGGGGACGACCTCGATCCCTGA